A part of Mucilaginibacter defluvii genomic DNA contains:
- a CDS encoding RagB/SusD family nutrient uptake outer membrane protein: MKISQQIKTAGLIILVSLSSACKKLDLVPTNNFTDENYWTSASKASAVLNTAYSQLFNSSLFFYNEGLSDNAYNGRGDNEGAASLAAGTYDSSLPRLKNEWGFHYSGIKTSNILLENIDRVTGMDQNLKNRMKAEARVLRAWHYFYLTTWFGDVPLFDKDPTVEETKTVSRTPKEQVVSFILKELDECAAILPVNTAYDSADKGRLTKGAAIALKARVLLYQNNWAGVVTECEKLMSSNANGTYSLFPSYEGLFLPENEYNSEVIYDIGYVTVDREYQTFYDMAPLSVGGRLNALAPTQELVDSYLMLNGRKIDDNGSGYDENDPYTNRDPRLTNTVVYHLYNWKLPSGGTKVIYTKPGTDPDNNAPDEYRSGSISSPTGYYTRKYYDPKSRTNFQAALNLIMLRYADVLLMYAEAKTELNQMDASVWDRTIKLLRQRAGFTAPAAINFNASANQREVVRNERRTELAMEGLRIFDIRRWRIAEDVLNGWAHGARFGPANVDNGYIRANERRFDASRNYLWPIPLDERLLNPNLGQNPGW, from the coding sequence ATGAAAATATCGCAACAAATAAAAACCGCAGGTTTGATCATACTGGTAAGCCTATCATCAGCATGTAAAAAGCTTGACCTTGTGCCTACCAATAATTTTACAGATGAAAATTACTGGACAAGTGCATCCAAAGCGAGCGCAGTCTTGAATACTGCTTATTCGCAACTGTTTAACAGCAGCCTGTTTTTCTATAACGAAGGTTTATCTGACAATGCCTATAACGGGCGCGGTGATAACGAAGGCGCGGCCTCGTTAGCAGCGGGCACATACGATTCTTCATTACCACGGCTTAAAAATGAATGGGGGTTTCATTATTCAGGTATAAAAACCAGCAACATTTTATTGGAAAATATTGACAGGGTTACAGGTATGGATCAAAACCTGAAAAACCGTATGAAAGCAGAGGCACGAGTGTTACGGGCATGGCATTATTTTTATCTTACCACATGGTTTGGTGACGTGCCTTTGTTCGACAAAGATCCTACAGTGGAGGAAACCAAAACCGTTAGTCGTACGCCAAAAGAACAGGTGGTTAGTTTCATTCTGAAAGAGCTGGACGAGTGTGCTGCTATTTTGCCTGTTAACACTGCTTATGATTCGGCGGACAAAGGACGTTTAACCAAAGGTGCTGCTATCGCCTTAAAAGCGCGTGTGCTACTTTATCAAAATAACTGGGCCGGCGTAGTTACCGAATGCGAAAAGCTGATGAGTAGCAACGCTAACGGTACTTACAGCTTGTTCCCATCATATGAAGGGTTGTTTTTGCCAGAGAACGAATACAACAGCGAAGTTATTTATGATATAGGTTATGTTACTGTTGACAGAGAGTATCAAACATTTTATGATATGGCACCCTTGTCAGTTGGTGGCCGCCTAAACGCCCTTGCTCCAACACAGGAACTAGTTGATAGTTACCTGATGCTTAATGGCCGTAAAATAGATGATAATGGATCAGGGTATGACGAGAATGATCCATACACCAATCGTGACCCGCGTTTAACTAACACCGTGGTTTATCATCTGTATAACTGGAAGCTGCCAAGCGGAGGTACTAAGGTAATTTATACCAAGCCAGGTACTGATCCGGATAATAATGCGCCGGATGAATACCGTTCAGGTAGTATATCATCCCCAACGGGCTATTATACCCGTAAATATTACGATCCGAAATCTCGTACTAACTTCCAGGCTGCGCTTAACCTGATCATGCTACGTTACGCGGATGTATTGCTAATGTATGCCGAAGCCAAAACAGAGCTTAATCAGATGGATGCTTCTGTATGGGACAGGACTATAAAGCTGTTGCGCCAACGGGCGGGCTTTACTGCACCGGCAGCCATTAACTTTAATGCATCAGCCAACCAGCGTGAAGTGGTGCGCAATGAGCGCCGCACAGAGCTGGCTATGGAAGGCCTGCGCATTTTCGACATTCGCCGCTGGCGTATTGCCGAGGATGTGCTTAACGGTTGGGCGCATGGTGCCCGGTTTGGCCCTGCCAATGTGGATAACGGCTACATCCGCGCCAACGAGCGCAGGTTTGATGCAAGCCGCAATTACCTGTGGCCGATTCCGCTTGACGAAAGGCTGCTTAACCCTAACCTTGGCCAAAACCCAGGCTGGTAA